The sequence AAGATCAGTAATATCCCAAGCTCCATTGCTGGTGTTCCTGATTGCTAGACAGCACTGAATGTGGAGGCAACAATAATGGCATGTCAAATATATACTGACATGAAGAAATCAGCTTGTAAATTCTCTGTTGCTTGCCAATGCCATCTTTGTCGTCACTATTATTCGCGGCTGCACCTGATATTTTGGAGTTCATGGCAAAATCCAAGAATTTGTGTTAGTTTCTCCAACTCCAAGTGCGGCTGGCCTGCGTTATCATGTAGTTATTAACGTCAGGTTTGCTATGTATCtcatttaaatttgttttccAATAAAAGTTAAATCATTGTGTATTATATCAAGGGGGTTTCTTGTTCTCTTTGTTATCCATTAgcataagaagaataaaaaaaaaaattgttgttTTGATTGGATGGAAGCTATAGGGCTTCAAAAAGGGTTGCCAATCTTTGATTGTTCGCTTGCCGTCCAAGGATAATATTTCCTATATTTAGAAAACAAATCCactatatagtttttattatcaaGAAATAATACACTTCTGTTGGCTTTTGCTTTACGAAGTTACTGATAAAATAGCTAACTAGCTAGCTGTAGTTTTCCAGAGCTGGCGTTGTTCTTATTGATCAATGTCTTATTTGAATTTGCGTGCACTTGGATTCTGTAGTATATTTAAACTCCTTTTTAGTTGGtcatatatttcttatatgatatattaaacTCTAGCATCAAATCTTAGGCCAATATGCTTGAGTCATAGCTCAAATGGCAATAGCacattaaatgaaatttcGTCTTTGCAGCGAGTGtaaggaataaaaaaaaatgttagactacttctataataattatagaatgcatttttctttctacatttttattgttaaagaGATTCCTTCAGTTTCACTTAGTTGATGTGGAGTTCACTATTTTGGAGGTAAACCTTTgacttaatatatattctaaatagtttttttttttttcattttttaatatatagcttttattctaataaactcttaactgaaaaataaattcaaatatttttatttaaatccaataaaaattcGAACAGTTTTGTattgtaatttaaaatttatagaaattacCTCAAAACCTGTGCAAATTACAATATTcattatgaaaaaaagaaggagaaaaggATAGAAAATAGCCCTTTAGTGTAATGGAGTCAGTTCAGCTATGCTTAGATAAAGTAATGTCTAGTCAATATCAAATATTTGAAGCCTTATCAcgatataataataattattattatctgattGAAAGTTGAATCTATAATTAAGTAGAGGAAATTAAGCAGGCAGATATTTTCAACAATTACAGCACTTTTCCAGTATCATTAAGCAAATGATGCATTTCTTGAAAACAGGTCTCTGCTTCaaggaattttatttttttttaataataacagtgGTAAACACTGTTCGTGTGTTTTTCTCAATTATTAGGTAGAGCACTGGCTCTCGCATCTTTGCATTTGAGAGGGTATTTTACTCAGGTTGGCCTCAAAATATTAGAGTTGATATCAAGGCAGAGAGCTTCATGAAGACCACACATAATTCTGGCTCACTGTTTCTTTCCCTGGAAAATATATGGCAATTTACTGCTATCAACTTCAAAAGCTAACTTTTCTACACAAGAATAGATTACAGTAGTCGACTACCCGTCAATTATTTCAGACCTAATTTCATTCCAGCATGCATCATCAATCTATCCTAACGATAAAATAGTTTCATGTGACAAGAGGAAGCTCTGAGCAACACTCGCAACCTTTAACCTGCAACACATATACAATGCTTACATATACAAGACACTAGCCAGTTCAATTAATCTCTAACTTTGCTGTATTAGATCCCCACCAGCTTAACTTTCCTCAGAGATGCTAAACCCTCTGACTGAAGTTTGCAAAGCCCAGAAGGGGCTGTCCATTCGGAGTCTGATTGTTCGTGGATGGCTGAGGCATGTGAacctgctgctgctgctgctgttgctgTTGTTGGGCTGATGAACTGCCAAAGTGGTTTAATGGTGCCTGATGGGAGGAGAATTGTGGAGTTAAACCTCGACCGAAAAGGTTCCCATTGACGGCTGGAATTTGACCAGTTGCTATCTTAAGCCGCTGCACCTCTTCCCTCAAAGCTTCATTCAGAGCTGCAGATCACAGAAAAGCACATGAAGACCAATTGCCATATATTGTGGATTCAATTCCTAAAAGCCATTAGAAgagagggaaaaaagaaaaggaactcATGTTCAAGAGGAATATTCACAGCAGTATTTCAAAACCGCGTGAAGACAAGTTCTTTGGTGTCTGATAGTTTAAGATTTCTATTTTATGCACATGCACACTAGGAGGGATGCAAATCGAGACTATCCATGccaaatcaaaatgaaaaagagacGCTCAGATATTAATAGAGTGTTCAAATCCTAGTACTTCTAAGTGTTGTATGATCAGAAAAATACAATTACTTAAGCAGAATAGCTGCCAGACGACCCTATAAAAATGGCAACACTATTTGTTTAAACATGCATACCATCTCTAAGATGTGCTTGTTGCTCCATAGCCTGTAATCGCAGTTTCAGTTCCTTGTTCTCAGCAGTTAACCCAGTAGTGTCTCTctgcatcaataaaagaatatacatGAGCGATAATTTTCCTCCTGTTGTTTTAAATGTTGTTAGGTTCTCTCTAAATAGAAAGACTTGcttctgttttattttttaatataattatcatttCAACAAGAATAATCATATCAAATCTTGTGGAAACACACATGTAAAAGCATGTGCTTACCAGGCACAGACATCCATCatgtatcaaaatataatatatatgtataataaaaaGGCAGAATGCATGTATACGAATTATTCGAAATAGAAATGAAAGCAACAGTTACATTATAAACCAAGATCTTGTTACATTCTGCTGGTTAACAGCAGGTACGAACAACAAATTTTCTAGTCTCTATATTGAATAGATGgtactattaatataaatctTATATACACACTTAAATTTGTAGTGATACCCAGCTTGcactttatattatattatataacatatatatatatatatatatgttatataatataatataaagtaaGCTGGTATCActacaaatttaatatatatatatatatatgaagatATTGCAGAGGCAAGCAGGCTAGCACGAGTGGCCAAAGGGGCAGGGAACCTTATAACATGAGGCTGAAAAGCTTCGTGGTTGGTATGATATTCTCTTTCTATTatcttatgattttataaattattaaaaagatcataatctaaaaaattacttGAATGATTATGCAAGGATGGAGCAAAATTTTCAAGGGGTGGCTTAAACCCATCTCTGCTCCGCTACAACGGTGTCCCCTCCAGATTCAAGGAGAGACAGCTTTTCTCCACTAGGTCAATACTAAATTCCCATCTTTACAAGCCAGAGGGTGTTACTATAGACTGATctcttatatttcttattcaaGTCTTTTCAACCCTAACAATCTCCACTGGCCACGAGCCTACCTAGTCATGGCTCGTGAGAAATGCTGGATGTATTCCAAACTCCCATAGAATTCCTAATAGTTCACCAGCTAGCCTAAATTGAATCTTCATTATTTGGTTCTGAGCTCTCACTCATGGATTACAGGTAGCCACAATCGCAGTCAGCCTCATTCCCAAGTTTTTTCAGTTCTATTGAGTTCCAGGATCTAACATGGTAGAAGGTGCCAGGTACCCTGCTGGTGGAACTTCTGGATGCTTGTGTCAAGGCTAAGGCTTAATACCAATCACTGATAGTGGGCTAACAACTACTACAGTAGTTTGTGGGCTAAGGTGTTGTAGTAACTAGCATCTGACAGCCAGTgaaacataataaaattggCACAATTGAAATGATACTCAAGATTTGCTGTAGATAAGGACATCAGTCATTGACGTATTAATCggtaatcttttcttttaacaaagaaaaagggttCAGGACTGCCATGTTCAGAAATCCACAGATTGCATCAATTCGCTTTGAATAGATAATAGTTCAAGGAGGTAATGAGATATTCTTAGACCCAGTTCATACTTGCTCCATAATCTGAAGATCTAGTAATACAATAGTGCATAAGCAGCCACTGAGATTTGGATGAACTCAAACTGAAAGGACTAAGCAACTTTTTTCCAGCACAGCGACCAATGATCAAAGGAGTTAGTTGCTTGATGGGCATACATAGCCATATAGAAGGTACCATGCCAGTGCAGAAAGCCTTATTAGGTGCAAATAGACACTAAAGTACTCTGCCTCCAGAGTTGATAGGAAGGCACAATTGGCCTAAAAGAATCACGTAATCTAATTAATGAGCCATGTTTATCACCTTTAAAATTAACACTTTATAGATTGATAACTAAAGTGACGAGTATAcatgttttcaaatattaaagtGGCTGATATCCACATCTCATCATAGACCTGACAGATGTGTTCAGAATTGAGGCATCATATATGAAGCAAATGCCTCAAGCAACAGGCACATGCCAACGTGCTATAGCTTGAAGTGGCAAAATTGATAAAGAAAGCAATTgttattacaaaataaaacattaaaaaaactCCAGAGATCAGCAGAGATTATGCATCCATTTATCAAAAAAGAGTACTCTAGGACAATGATTAAATGCACAACCAGTTCAAGACTTTTATTTCAACTTTTTCATGTAATGCATAGAACAGTAGAGCTGAGCATAGCTCCAGAAGAATTAGTTAAAACTGCTGGGCATATCTACTGGATTATTTGCACTCAACATGCCAAATTAGCATCACAAGAAACCAAATCTGAAATCACATTCGTTTGATATCCAGATAAAGTAAACGAAATTCCATGCAAACGTACCTGTAGCATCGTGACCTGTGCAGAAAGGGTGGTAGCTTCAGTCTGAAGTGTCTGCACCTTCCTCTCCAACTCACTAGTGTATCTTATTTTCCTCTCCTTTGACCGCGCCGCAGACTGCCTATTAGCAAGAATCCTGCAAAAAACAGAAGcaatttataagaatataaaatccGCCTgatactataattttaattttttaagaaaaatatctgAACTTGAAAGAATGACCACCTAATAATTTCATGCAATTACTCAACTTTTCCATCTAAaccaacaaataaaataaaattttgaatagacATAAAAAGGTCTCACCTTTTAGCTCTTTTAGGATCAATCAGAGCAAGTTCAGCAAGTCTATCAGGAGGCATAGCTTTTTTAACACCATCAATCATAACAGAATCGACCTCAAACGACGATGTACTCGACCCATCCATCGAAAGACTATGCCTATGATGATGCACCCTCTTCTCTCCCGCTCCCGCCGCCGCTCCCGCCGCTTTCCCGCCAAACTTCTCATCACCTCCAAGACCTAACCCATCAAAAAAATCCGAATCCACAGACAAGCTCCGAAGATGATTAATAGGTTTAGGCTTTAAATTTGGCCCCCCACTGTTTTGACTATGAGATGCTGCCGAGTCATCAGAAACAGACCCAGAATCCACGGCCATGGGAGCTCCTCCACCTCCGCCCCCGCTGCCGCTTCCGCCGCCGCGAGGAGGTGTTGGAGTGGGGAGGTCAAGAGCAGAAAGGTCGAGGTCGGAAGGGTCGAAGAGGAGAAGGTCATCGAAACGGAAAGATGTGTCGGAATGGGCCCTCCGATGGTGGGACCCGCGCTGCGGAGTATCTGGCATCTGCTCTATGTCCATCATCTTCCCGATAAACTTTGTTGTTGCCTCCATTTTCCCCCGCCACTGGTGTGGTTGTTGGTTTGGTTTGGCTTGGCTTAGCTTCGTACTTAATGATTGTGGGAGGACGTGTTTTAAAGTTTTTGTACTAAACCCTCTAGTTTTGCTATTAAGGATATAGGGGTATGATTGTAACAATTCTCCAACTGTAGCCGTTCaactataaatatacaaacttccctaaaaaagaaactacaaatatacaaatttcaATTCACCAAATTTCTTGAATATTTTGGTTTTACATGACTTAGTCCTAGGATGGcggtattaaaatttatttaaattaaatgattattaatatttaaatgggCAGTAGATATCTATCCGTTAAAATATGTTTACATCGATATTCGGATAATTAAATGGATATCTCTTTACCAAATCCgtttataaaagtttaaattaatataataaatataaattataaaatataaattaatcaagTATTCAACATCAAATGTTCGATATATTAATACAAATCAAgtataaattcaataaaatttaaaataatattgtaaataataaagactaaataaaatacaatatttattacaatttgtaCATCTTCCAACTCCATATTCAAAATGCAATTGGATACTAAGTGTAATTGGAGCATTTTTATTACTTCCGGAAGCTTAAAAATGTGTACAATTATCTACacatacaaaaatataatttgtattTGACATGCTAcaacctaaaaaaaattacaatcaaCAAATTAGAGTTAAATATATCCCATATATTTAGCAAACATCAATACACTTaactattcaattttaataaagattatatgtcaatatatatatatgtgtatgtGTGTCTGTATATGTACTtatgtatgtatatgtatttatttgtatatatatatatatatatatatatatatatatatatatatatatatatatatatatattgcgtgtgtatatatgtatatgtcttttttacaaaaaaaaaaaattaaatggctTAATGGtagaatgattttattttttataaaaggttTAAGGTTCAATATACGtggagaataaaataataaagaaattcttAACAAGTCTAATAGGGTAGGGTATCGGGCGGATACCCTATAAGATACCCGTTTAAATAAATGGGTAGCGGGTTCGAGTACTCTATGCTCGTATCCGTGTACATAAACAGGTTCGAGTAGCAAGTATCGCGTAGTCAAACTTgaaagtaaatttaaattctaaaccTATTTATCACTACTCAAATATGTCCTAATAGAGTTTGGTCGGGTTGGGTACCCAGAAATACCCGCTCGACTACAATTCCTATTTATTCCTATTTCTGTAATCGTAGGAttagtaatatataaaaacttaaaaattagttttatgagatttattatctttagttgtattataatcttttatagtaaataagaagagaaaaactcaaaatttaaaatttattcaaactAAGAAATGCATCTATTGTCATATTAAATGAATGAGttagtttataattatttccaatataaaattttagattttctttcaattctttAGTTAATTCGTTATATATTACTTACAAGTCTCAAAACAATTTATTAGGAATTTtataatcaacataaattataaaagttttGAGACTAAAATAACTTGttaatgaattaaaagaaacttaTTTTGCCATTTTTATTGATCCTTCTAATACTAAATgttcatttcttatttttttatcaaacaaTATACTTGTTATGCAAGTTAATCATAATCATGCTTTTTGGTCTTAAAcgaaatattagcaaacacaTGCGTATTAAGTTTGTATCTTTAAGGGGCGCAAATGAAAGAAGTATGGTCAAACAGGGTGTGActaacattaataaaaaagaaaagaaaaaaggttttAGGTGCCGTACGCGTTGCCGGTGACAGATGCGTCGCGCCCATCTTAGGAAAACGACCAGCTACCATTCGGCGTTTGGTTATGAGCATAAAAACAATTAGACCGTGTTGACCACGAATGTTAGGAGAGCGTGTGTTTtggttttccttttttttctttctttgttttctttttcttttttctttttcacctCTTGACAAAAAAATCACCGACAACAGTCGAATTCTATAATTCTAGTGCTACTAAAGAAAGATGCAACCTAAATCACTTTCcgtaaatattattaataaataagaaaattaaatttcaatagaAGAAAGCATAATAATTTATGCACAACTATGtctcttaaatattaaattaaactttttttgtTAATGTAGATAAAAGTTGATTATTTgtgttttaaatataaattgaaattttttagatttcaaacaataaaacttttctttacataatttaatgaaaGTTTTGggcaataaataatattattaaaaagtgtGGGGGgcaaacaaaatattttctccACTGCTATAAAAGATTTGGTGGGGACAATAGAGGCATGTTAGAATATATGGGGgcaataagtaaatttttataaatattttgtagcaataagaaaatattcccATACATCTTTGCCCCCACTTTGCATCCTTCCTTGACTATGATTCTCCTTCCTCTTGTCTCTTCTTTACCCTCCCTCtccttccttccttcctttcttctaaACTGATAGACAGGGAATGCAAAAGTGACAGGCTGgtacatataatattaaaaaaaaacatatatcaGTCAAGGCATCTTCACAGATGGCAAGCACATGTGACTTTGTATACttttatgtaataaaaaatacacttTAGAAAGTGGTATAGGTGGCAAatgcaacaaaagaaaaaactataaaaagaaaggtaGTTACAACTCACAAATAGGGTACTATCTATTATAGAAAGATtgagttaatataataatcacCATTCTTAATTATTGATGATCCACATGATTAAAAAGACtagaattaatatcaatattataGTCATATAGCTTCCCtagaattaatatcaatattaagttttattctttttaaattggCTTAATCCATCTATAGCTCCCTCAACTCTTTCTGATTAGTAATTTGACTTTTTACATCACAAtgatgatttatttatatttttttaaccaCTTAGATCCTTTTTATTCACGTATACAATGCCTGTGAATTCACACAAGTTGAAGCAAATAGAAGGAAAATTAGAGGTTGATGTATTAAAAATGTGGAGGACAATAGTTATTTACTATAAGTCAAAATCAACTTGTGAAGAATAAAGTCTTAACTCTAAACTATTCTAATCTTCTAAcattgtttctcaaattcctaCATTTTTCTACTTGAATCACAAATAAAAGAgtagaaaagattaatttttgtCAAGTGAAACAGAAAATCTGTCtctttaatttgtaaaaatacagaaaagatAGGAATTTGAGATCTTAACTTAATGAaggataataaaattagatgtTGGGGGCTGTGGATGTGAAATGATAGAGTTGttagtatatataattttaatgggttcttgaagaagaaaagtgaATTTCTACAATGAAAATCAAGAACTTACAAGAGAAGcgatatttttaagaaatttggttgtaattataaatttgagttgCGATGATGGATGAATGAATGATAGATAAGtggcatattttttttaatatattttttaatttctatttataatgaATGAAAATTCacaattttagttatatttgtTCTATTAAATGGTGCTTTtcgaatatattattttcttttagggttaaatattttaacatccacgagttttatcatatttcaatagtgagttcttttatttttaataattattttaatatttttctcatttaattaaattaactattacattattttattagattttttcattagttaatcgttatttttatctaaaatacCAGCTCTATCCTTATAAATcgatatattttatcattcttaaattttatcaaactaGCATTTATGCATGCGTATTAGGcgattagattttattttaaaaaagtatatcgaattaaaattattttttatatttaggaaatttattatttagacaataaatttcttaaaactatattaatgtattaataatattattagaaaaggtacatataaataataattcaatgaTATAggttttaagaaataattcaatattttatatgattcatattcttaaatttataatctattaGGTGTTATAAAGTTTTTGGTGATTGTTGGGGTggataagataaaaatatatatatatatatatatatatatgtatgttttAAGAACTTTGATCGCATGAAGCTTGAAAGTTGATCTTAGTTTTATCGTAAGATCATGTGATGGTGgtacttttaat is a genomic window of Ricinus communis isolate WT05 ecotype wild-type chromosome 2, ASM1957865v1, whole genome shotgun sequence containing:
- the LOC8266722 gene encoding transcription factor VIP1, whose product is MEATTKFIGKMMDIEQMPDTPQRGSHHRRAHSDTSFRFDDLLLFDPSDLDLSALDLPTPTPPRGGGSGSGGGGGGAPMAVDSGSVSDDSAASHSQNSGGPNLKPKPINHLRSLSVDSDFFDGLGLGGDEKFGGKAAGAAAGAGEKRVHHHRHSLSMDGSSTSSFEVDSVMIDGVKKAMPPDRLAELALIDPKRAKRILANRQSAARSKERKIRYTSELERKVQTLQTEATTLSAQVTMLQRDTTGLTAENKELKLRLQAMEQQAHLRDALNEALREEVQRLKIATGQIPAVNGNLFGRGLTPQFSSHQAPLNHFGSSSAQQQQQQQQQQVHMPQPSTNNQTPNGQPLLGFANFSQRV